In Nitrospira sp. CR1.1, a single genomic region encodes these proteins:
- the rfbF gene encoding glucose-1-phosphate cytidylyltransferase yields MKAVILAGGLGTRLSEETVLRPKPMVEIGGKPILWHIMQIHAAHGITEFVVALGYKGEMIKEYFLNFFAINNDLSVDLSTGATTIHDGNQPKWVVHLADTGQTTMTGGRVKRLQKWLRGDDSFLLTYGDGVADIDMSRLLEFHRSHGKLATMTSVRSPARFGRIGFEGDRVTEFFEKPESGEGWINGGFFVLSTKVLDFIDGDDTVWERDPVERLAHAGEMMGFKHYGFWSCMDTLKEKSYLEELWNSGKAPWKVW; encoded by the coding sequence ATGAAGGCGGTGATTCTAGCTGGTGGATTGGGAACTCGATTGTCCGAAGAAACCGTCCTCCGTCCAAAACCAATGGTCGAAATTGGTGGGAAACCGATTCTTTGGCACATCATGCAGATACACGCGGCTCATGGAATCACTGAATTTGTGGTGGCATTAGGGTATAAGGGCGAAATGATCAAGGAGTATTTTCTAAACTTCTTTGCGATCAACAATGACTTGTCCGTTGATCTTTCGACGGGCGCGACGACAATCCATGATGGAAACCAACCGAAGTGGGTCGTGCATCTTGCTGATACCGGACAGACGACTATGACCGGTGGAAGGGTAAAGCGGCTGCAGAAATGGCTTCGCGGTGATGATTCCTTTCTCCTCACCTATGGCGACGGTGTCGCCGATATTGATATGAGCAGGTTGCTGGAATTTCATCGCTCGCACGGTAAGCTGGCAACGATGACGTCGGTTCGCTCTCCTGCCCGGTTTGGGCGTATCGGCTTTGAAGGGGATCGTGTAACTGAGTTTTTTGAAAAACCGGAATCCGGTGAAGGTTGGATCAACGGGGGGTTTTTTGTGCTCAGTACCAAGGTGTTGGACTTTATCGACGGTGATGACACCGTGTGGGAGCGAGACCCAGTCGAACGACTGGCGCACGCTGGTGAAATGATGGGTTTCAAACATTACGGGTTTTGGTCCTGCATGGATACCCTAAAGGAAAAATCGTATCTTGAGGAGCTGTGGAACTCCGGAAAAGCCCCTTGGAAAGTTTGGTAA
- a CDS encoding NAD-dependent epimerase/dehydratase family protein: MKILITGNMGYIGPTVVKRLKASYPAVTLIGLDMGYFATCLTASHYLPECRVHTQIFADVRSVDKSILTGVDAVVYLAAISNDPMGASFEAITLDVNHRAAISLAEQARAAGAKSFVFASSCSVYGFAEGGAKTEESEVNPLTAYAKSKVGAEKDLATLASQNFAVTCLRFATACGMSERLRLDLVLNDFVASAVTAKKITILSDGTPWRPLIHIRDMARAIDWGVQRKSSAGGEFLSVNVGSDGWNYQVRDLAAAVSKAIPNVEISINQNAQPDKRSYRVSFEKFRRLAPQYQPEMNLDDAIVDLKTGLEKMGFADREFRSSHLIRLNMLKDLKLQGCLSEDLRWLPNG; the protein is encoded by the coding sequence ATGAAAATCCTGATTACAGGCAATATGGGTTATATCGGTCCAACTGTCGTGAAGCGGTTAAAGGCATCTTATCCAGCTGTAACCCTCATAGGGCTGGATATGGGGTACTTCGCCACATGCTTGACAGCCAGTCACTATCTTCCTGAGTGCAGAGTGCACACGCAAATATTTGCGGACGTGCGATCTGTGGACAAGAGCATCCTCACGGGCGTTGACGCTGTCGTATATCTTGCGGCGATCTCCAATGATCCCATGGGAGCCTCCTTTGAGGCGATCACGCTGGACGTGAATCATCGTGCTGCAATCTCCTTGGCCGAGCAGGCACGCGCAGCAGGTGCGAAAAGTTTTGTTTTTGCCTCAAGCTGTAGCGTGTATGGATTTGCGGAGGGCGGGGCAAAGACCGAAGAGTCTGAGGTGAATCCGCTTACTGCCTATGCAAAATCAAAGGTAGGAGCGGAGAAAGATCTTGCGACACTTGCCAGTCAAAACTTTGCGGTCACGTGTTTGCGGTTTGCCACTGCATGCGGAATGAGTGAACGGTTGCGTTTGGACTTAGTGCTCAATGATTTTGTCGCCAGCGCAGTAACGGCCAAAAAGATCACTATTCTCAGCGATGGGACTCCCTGGCGCCCATTGATTCACATTCGGGACATGGCCAGAGCGATTGACTGGGGCGTACAGCGAAAATCTTCGGCCGGTGGGGAGTTTTTGTCGGTAAATGTCGGCAGCGATGGGTGGAATTATCAGGTGCGAGATTTGGCGGCTGCTGTGTCAAAAGCCATCCCGAATGTCGAAATATCTATCAATCAAAACGCCCAGCCCGACAAACGATCCTACCGTGTGAGCTTTGAGAAGTTTCGTCGATTGGCTCCCCAGTATCAACCCGAAATGAATTTAGATGACGCAATCGTAGATTTAAAGACGGGGCTCGAAAAGATGGGATTTGCGGACCGTGAGTTTCGAAGCTCACATCTTATTCGTCTCAATATGTTGAAAGATCTTAAGCTGCAAGGATGTCTGTCGGAGGACCTCCGCTGGCTCCCCAATGGTTAA
- the lhgO gene encoding L-2-hydroxyglutarate oxidase has translation MVADFLIIGGGVIGLNIARHLRRLYPGSSVHLLEKEVDCGLHASGRNSGVLHAGFYYSPDSLKAKFTWQGNRLLTEYCESKGIPLNKCGKLVVAKDLADHAGLDELARRGQLNGIPLESISEAEAKTIEPRVKTCERALFSPATSTVDPTLVMEAMKNDALKEGVRIHCGVRYQKCSQNRVVTTAGVFEAGYVVNAAGLYADRIAREFGFSEHYRILPFKGLYLYSSEPAKAIRTNIYPVPDLKNPFLGVHFTVAASGKVKIGPTAIPGLWREHYGGTANFRWDELVEVALRGMGLLVSSNFDFKTLAMREITKYSKATMVSLASQLAEGIEPEHYQVWGKPGIRAQLVDIKKRKLEMDFVLEGDRHSMHVLNAVSPAFTCSLPFSEYVCQQITATLK, from the coding sequence GTGGTAGCTGATTTTCTGATCATCGGAGGCGGGGTTATCGGTCTGAATATCGCCCGCCATTTGAGACGGCTGTATCCTGGATCATCAGTACACCTTTTAGAGAAAGAGGTAGATTGCGGATTGCACGCCAGCGGGCGCAATAGTGGTGTTCTGCATGCGGGATTTTATTATTCTCCGGATAGCCTTAAGGCAAAATTTACATGGCAGGGGAATCGTCTGCTGACAGAATATTGCGAATCAAAGGGAATCCCTCTGAATAAATGCGGAAAGCTCGTCGTGGCCAAAGATCTGGCCGATCATGCGGGGCTTGATGAGCTTGCCCGAAGAGGACAGTTGAATGGAATTCCGCTGGAGTCGATTTCAGAGGCAGAGGCCAAGACGATTGAGCCGCGAGTGAAAACCTGTGAGCGAGCCTTGTTCTCTCCAGCGACGTCTACGGTGGACCCTACACTAGTGATGGAAGCGATGAAGAACGATGCGCTCAAGGAGGGCGTGCGGATCCACTGCGGAGTCCGTTATCAGAAATGTTCGCAGAATCGTGTGGTGACGACGGCGGGGGTTTTTGAGGCTGGGTACGTAGTCAATGCCGCAGGACTTTATGCCGATCGTATTGCTCGAGAGTTTGGATTCTCGGAACACTACCGCATTCTTCCGTTCAAAGGTCTCTATCTCTATTCCAGCGAACCTGCCAAGGCGATTCGAACAAACATCTACCCCGTACCCGATTTGAAAAATCCCTTCCTCGGCGTGCATTTCACCGTGGCCGCAAGCGGAAAAGTTAAGATCGGGCCTACTGCCATACCGGGACTCTGGCGTGAGCATTACGGTGGAACTGCGAATTTCCGCTGGGATGAATTAGTTGAGGTGGCGCTCAGGGGCATGGGGCTTCTGGTGTCATCGAATTTTGATTTTAAGACCCTCGCGATGCGCGAAATCACAAAATACTCCAAAGCCACGATGGTGTCACTGGCCAGTCAGTTAGCCGAGGGAATCGAGCCGGAGCACTATCAAGTTTGGGGCAAACCAGGGATTCGCGCACAACTTGTCGATATCAAGAAGCGGAAGCTTGAAATGGATTTTGTTTTGGAAGGAGATCGGCATTCCATGCATGTCCTGAATGCAGTGTCTCCTGCCTTTACCTGCTCGCTTCCGTTTTCAGAATACGTCTGTCAGCAAATTACGGCCACACTAAAATGA